In one window of Pseudodesulfovibrio sediminis DNA:
- a CDS encoding IMP cyclohydrolase: protein MSDLKKMYTTLQQDPFPADMKLTLGDQELVFKKRTWKIECETKGLRYGENPDQPAALYELAKGQLEVGGVKFIGEGQGLVSSLTEEHMLQAGKHPGKTNLTDVDNALNILQYLSAKPAALILKHNNPCGAAWTEEGVSEAFRRAFEADRIAAFGGAVVVNRTLDMACAEQISKVYVEVVAAPDFEADALALLKKKKNLRILQIPGIADLESLSQTPFLDIKSLSDGGMVLQFSFRNAILKADDFIPATAEKDGNNFVARAPSKQEADDLLFAWAVEAGVTSNSVLFVRDGVTTATGTGEQDRVGCVLLAVTKAYIKYADLLASKELGMSLFELKLAAIKDAEMKAKLADIEKRTEEARGGLPGSVVVSDGFFPFRDGVDLCIDQGVTAIAQPGGSIRDNEVITAVNEASPQVAMVFTGQRSFKH, encoded by the coding sequence ATGAGTGATCTGAAAAAAATGTATACGACACTGCAGCAGGACCCTTTTCCTGCTGACATGAAATTGACCCTGGGCGACCAGGAACTGGTCTTCAAAAAGCGCACCTGGAAAATCGAATGTGAAACCAAGGGGTTGCGTTACGGTGAAAACCCGGACCAACCAGCCGCGCTGTATGAATTGGCCAAAGGCCAGCTTGAAGTGGGTGGCGTCAAGTTCATCGGCGAAGGCCAGGGACTGGTCTCGTCGTTGACCGAGGAACACATGCTCCAGGCGGGCAAACACCCCGGCAAGACCAACCTCACAGACGTTGATAATGCCCTGAATATTTTGCAGTACCTGTCTGCCAAGCCGGCAGCGCTGATCCTGAAGCACAACAACCCCTGCGGCGCGGCATGGACAGAAGAAGGCGTCTCCGAAGCCTTCCGTCGTGCTTTTGAGGCAGACCGGATCGCCGCATTTGGCGGTGCAGTGGTTGTCAACCGCACGCTCGACATGGCTTGTGCGGAACAGATCAGCAAGGTCTACGTCGAAGTCGTGGCAGCCCCTGATTTTGAGGCTGATGCCCTTGCACTCCTCAAGAAGAAAAAGAACCTGCGCATCCTCCAGATTCCCGGCATTGCCGACCTGGAGAGCCTTTCCCAAACCCCGTTCCTAGACATCAAGTCCCTGAGCGACGGCGGCATGGTGCTCCAGTTCTCTTTCCGCAACGCTATCCTGAAAGCCGACGATTTCATCCCGGCCACAGCAGAAAAGGACGGCAACAACTTCGTTGCACGCGCTCCAAGCAAACAGGAAGCAGACGATCTGCTCTTTGCCTGGGCCGTTGAAGCGGGAGTCACCTCCAACTCTGTCCTCTTTGTCCGCGATGGAGTGACCACTGCCACCGGCACCGGTGAACAGGATCGTGTCGGCTGCGTGCTTCTGGCTGTCACCAAGGCCTACATCAAATACGCTGACCTGCTGGCGTCCAAGGAACTGGGCATGTCTCTGTTCGAGCTCAAGCTCGCGGCCATCAAGGATGCGGAAATGAAAGCCAAGCTGGCAGACATTGAAAAGAGGACCGAGGAAGCTCGCGGCGGCCTGCCCGGCTCCGTGGTCGTCTCCGACGGTTTCTTCCCGTTCCGCGACGGCGTGGACCTGTGCATCGACCAGGGCGTGACCGCCATCGCACAGCCCGGAGGCTCCATTCGTGACAACGAAGTGATTACAGCCGTGAACGAGGCCAGCCCGCAGGTTGCCATGGTCTTCACCGGCCAGCGTTCCTTCAAGCACTAG
- a CDS encoding SemiSWEET family sugar transporter yields the protein MQIDLIEIVGIIAACCTTASFVPQVMHTWKTKSVKDISLKMYGLFSFGLCLWLVYGIRIKSLAIILANSITLTLACSILLMKIVFNKKQDN from the coding sequence ATGCAGATAGACCTCATTGAAATCGTAGGTATCATTGCCGCCTGTTGTACGACCGCTTCGTTTGTGCCGCAGGTCATGCACACATGGAAGACCAAGTCCGTGAAAGACATCTCATTAAAGATGTACGGCCTCTTTTCCTTTGGCCTCTGTCTTTGGCTTGTCTACGGCATCAGGATCAAGTCGCTGGCCATCATTCTCGCCAATAGTATTACGCTCACTCTTGCGTGTTCCATCCTGCTCATGAAGATAGTGTTCAACAAGAAACAAGACAACTGA
- a CDS encoding ribonuclease catalytic domain-containing protein has protein sequence MANISTLGTSVRPGTVVEFMHGDQPQLAWVLEEFSGKLRLLTINKREMKLPAVRLLPWQGPAGSPDVSRQDIQNTLNQHQEIRGEIQAGLDVMELWDLAQGEVEAAPLSWFAGLLWEDPTPDQIAALGRAMLQAKTHFKFRPPNFEVWSAEKVELKMQQKTEEKAREAVTSAGQTLLKELWTAYSQGRKPQLPVLDADLKANLTRILRRKVGDTLDESERKIWTAISKGLPDLQHLALLLAQTWGVLPLHHNFHLDEADFAWKNEWSESFSNEINKIKDAFSNQTEGPETNEFVTIDAITTRDIDDAFRIVSTDSGYTLSIALARPDIHWEFGSPLDRAVMYRATSLYLPEGTSHMMPEEFGTGLYSLIGGETRPAMIADFHLDENGVLLSVTPRMAWIKVSANITYEDADAAIRDKTDAAMVLAHQLAEKLIDRRIESGACVIRRPEPVVTVEGEGMQSKVEITLKTPTPRSELVISEFMILANSGLAQWAGENDIPLLHRTQDIALPQEAAGIFTEPADILRSVKLLLPPTLETNPKRHAALGVPAYAPITSPLRRYTDFINMAQVCSFLSDGTPRLNKDELDQLIVHLNMRIQAVSTVQRFRPRYWKLVYLAKQRKRYQSAVLVEENGPMAVLAMPHLQVNVRAPKKMLGDKLYPGQQFQINFQRVDPLTNEIRIAEALEE, from the coding sequence ATGGCGAACATATCTACTCTCGGCACTTCTGTCCGACCCGGCACCGTGGTGGAATTCATGCATGGTGACCAACCCCAGCTTGCCTGGGTACTTGAAGAATTCTCCGGCAAACTCCGGCTGTTGACCATCAACAAACGCGAAATGAAACTTCCGGCCGTCCGGCTGCTCCCCTGGCAGGGACCTGCCGGCTCCCCCGATGTCTCCCGGCAGGACATACAGAATACCCTGAACCAGCATCAGGAGATCCGTGGAGAGATCCAGGCCGGACTTGATGTCATGGAGCTCTGGGACCTGGCGCAGGGGGAAGTGGAAGCCGCACCGCTCAGCTGGTTTGCCGGGCTCCTGTGGGAAGATCCCACCCCGGACCAGATTGCCGCCCTTGGCCGCGCCATGCTTCAGGCCAAAACACATTTCAAGTTCCGCCCTCCGAATTTCGAAGTCTGGTCCGCTGAAAAAGTGGAACTCAAGATGCAACAGAAGACAGAGGAAAAGGCACGCGAAGCCGTGACCTCTGCCGGACAGACCCTGCTCAAGGAGCTGTGGACTGCGTATAGCCAGGGTCGCAAGCCGCAACTGCCCGTCCTTGACGCAGACCTGAAAGCAAACCTGACCCGGATTCTCCGGCGCAAAGTGGGCGATACGTTGGACGAAAGTGAACGCAAGATATGGACGGCCATCTCCAAAGGGTTGCCAGACCTCCAACACCTCGCCCTGCTCCTGGCGCAGACATGGGGAGTCCTGCCCCTGCATCACAACTTCCATCTGGATGAAGCCGACTTTGCCTGGAAAAACGAGTGGTCAGAATCCTTTTCCAATGAAATCAATAAAATAAAAGATGCATTCTCCAATCAAACAGAAGGACCGGAGACAAATGAATTCGTCACAATAGACGCCATCACCACTCGTGACATCGACGACGCATTCCGTATCGTGAGTACAGACTCGGGATACACGCTCTCCATCGCCCTGGCGCGGCCCGACATCCACTGGGAATTCGGTTCTCCGCTGGACAGGGCCGTCATGTACCGCGCCACCAGCCTCTATCTGCCCGAAGGCACCAGCCACATGATGCCGGAAGAATTTGGCACAGGACTCTACAGTCTGATAGGCGGCGAGACTCGCCCGGCCATGATCGCGGACTTCCATCTGGATGAAAACGGCGTCCTCCTCTCGGTCACCCCGCGCATGGCCTGGATCAAGGTGTCGGCCAACATCACCTATGAGGATGCGGACGCTGCCATCAGGGACAAGACCGACGCAGCCATGGTGCTGGCCCATCAACTGGCTGAGAAGCTCATAGACCGCCGCATTGAATCCGGCGCCTGTGTCATCCGCAGACCGGAACCCGTGGTCACCGTTGAGGGCGAAGGTATGCAATCAAAGGTGGAGATCACCCTGAAGACGCCCACCCCCCGCTCCGAACTGGTCATCAGTGAGTTCATGATCCTGGCCAACTCCGGGCTGGCTCAATGGGCCGGAGAGAACGACATCCCGCTTCTGCACCGTACACAGGATATCGCCCTTCCTCAGGAGGCAGCGGGTATCTTCACCGAACCGGCAGACATCCTTCGCTCGGTCAAACTGCTGCTGCCGCCCACCCTTGAGACCAACCCCAAACGCCACGCAGCACTTGGTGTCCCGGCCTATGCGCCCATCACCTCACCGCTCCGGCGTTACACGGATTTCATCAATATGGCGCAAGTCTGTTCCTTTCTCAGCGATGGAACGCCCCGCCTGAACAAAGACGAACTCGATCAGCTCATCGTGCATCTGAATATGCGTATCCAGGCTGTGAGCACCGTCCAACGGTTCCGCCCCCGGTACTGGAAACTCGTCTACCTCGCCAAACAGCGGAAGCGCTATCAATCCGCGGTACTGGTCGAAGAAAACGGTCCCATGGCGGTGTTGGCCATGCCGCATCTCCAGGTGAATGTGCGCGCCCCCAAGAAAATGCTCGGCGACAAGCTCTACCCCGGCCAGCAGTTCCAGATCAATTTTCAACGCGTGGATCCGCTGACCAACGAAATCCGTATTGCTGAGGCCCTGGAGGAATAG
- the plsY gene encoding glycerol-3-phosphate 1-O-acyltransferase PlsY, with the protein MSLIVWFVLAYILGSIPFGLVIAKSMCGLDPRLDGSKNTGATNVARLCGTKYGVATLVLDVLKGLLPVAFASAWIDSDMALSMVALAAILGHVFSCFMHFKGGKAVATTVGAFLALATWPTIIAAILCLLMVWLTGHVSMGSLTLALALPVCMLLSGNIGYLPMALVVMVILFWRHKDNIKRLARGEENPWIKKD; encoded by the coding sequence ATGTCATTGATAGTCTGGTTCGTACTCGCATACATTCTCGGTTCCATTCCCTTCGGTCTGGTTATTGCCAAAAGCATGTGCGGCCTTGATCCGCGCCTGGATGGCAGCAAAAACACTGGCGCCACCAATGTGGCCCGCCTGTGCGGCACAAAGTACGGTGTAGCCACCCTGGTGCTGGATGTTCTCAAAGGCCTCCTGCCCGTGGCTTTTGCCTCTGCATGGATTGATTCCGACATGGCACTGAGCATGGTCGCACTGGCAGCCATCCTCGGTCACGTCTTCTCCTGCTTCATGCACTTCAAGGGCGGCAAGGCCGTGGCCACCACAGTGGGTGCGTTCCTGGCGCTGGCCACCTGGCCCACCATCATTGCGGCGATCCTCTGCCTCCTGATGGTCTGGCTCACCGGCCATGTGTCCATGGGATCTCTGACACTGGCGCTGGCGCTGCCCGTCTGCATGCTCCTGTCCGGCAATATAGGCTACCTGCCCATGGCCCTCGTCGTCATGGTCATTCTCTTCTGGCGGCACAAGGACAACATCAAACGTCTCGCTCGCGGTGAAGAAAACCCCTGGATCAAAAAGGATTAA
- a CDS encoding cation diffusion facilitator family transporter: MTGDSPKRYAVYSILASLLTLGLKFGAWAMTDSVGLLSDATESVVNLTAGVLALISIIIAMRPADQHHAYGHGKVEYFSSGTEGVLIIVAAFGIAYASINRFFSPQPLSNLGLGLILALLSSVVNFVTAKVMLNAAKRFDSITLEADAKHLLTDVWTSVGLVAGLAIIVLVPEWSLLDPIIAVAMAVNIVFTGLGLLKRSVSGLMDDALPEEEVKIVARSIRRHQGENASFHGLRTRKAGQTRFIDFHLLVPGTTSVQTSHDLCEAIEHDIKCTLDNAKVTIHVEPLECSKSYDGMKVGGVCAAYIDTECDDQ; encoded by the coding sequence ATGACAGGCGATTCTCCCAAGCGATACGCCGTCTACTCCATTCTGGCGTCACTCCTGACACTGGGGTTGAAGTTCGGTGCCTGGGCGATGACCGATTCTGTCGGGCTGCTGTCCGATGCCACCGAATCAGTGGTCAACCTGACAGCCGGAGTACTGGCGCTCATCTCCATCATCATTGCCATGCGCCCGGCCGACCAACATCATGCGTATGGGCACGGCAAGGTTGAATATTTCTCCAGCGGCACAGAGGGCGTCCTCATCATCGTCGCCGCCTTCGGCATCGCGTATGCCTCCATCAACCGTTTCTTTTCACCACAGCCGCTCAGCAACCTCGGGCTGGGCCTGATTCTCGCGCTCCTCTCATCCGTGGTCAATTTCGTCACCGCCAAGGTCATGCTCAACGCGGCCAAACGGTTTGACTCCATCACCCTCGAAGCCGACGCCAAGCACCTGCTCACCGATGTCTGGACTTCAGTGGGACTCGTCGCCGGGCTGGCCATCATCGTCCTGGTGCCGGAGTGGAGTCTCCTTGACCCGATCATTGCCGTGGCCATGGCCGTGAATATTGTTTTTACCGGTCTCGGACTGTTAAAACGATCTGTCAGCGGGCTCATGGACGATGCCCTGCCTGAAGAAGAAGTCAAGATCGTGGCCCGCTCCATCCGGCGTCATCAGGGAGAAAACGCGAGCTTCCACGGATTGCGCACCCGAAAAGCCGGTCAGACACGGTTCATCGACTTCCACCTTCTGGTCCCTGGCACCACTTCCGTGCAGACTTCACACGACCTGTGCGAGGCCATTGAGCATGACATCAAGTGCACGCTCGACAATGCGAAAGTGACCATCCATGTGGAGCCGCTGGAATGCTCCAAATCCTATGACGGGATGAAGGTAGGCGGCGTGTGCGCCGCGTATATCGACACGGAATGTGACGATCAGTAG